The following proteins are encoded in a genomic region of Cryptomeria japonica chromosome 11, Sugi_1.0, whole genome shotgun sequence:
- the LOC131068267 gene encoding uncharacterized protein LOC131068267: MFRIIYGGMLSERVMAPQCSVDRCDALCPASAPTLLQRNVGGKILAETAIKIICWTGGVVALAHPWVLNNPVSVVRNLKEAGFHGIEIYTPHGKADDHILASLSITQQ, encoded by the exons ATGTTCAGAATCATCTACGGAGGAATGTTGTCCGAGAGAGTGATGGCTCCACAGTGTTCAGTCGACCGTTGCGATGCCCTATGCCCTGCATCTGCTCCGACGCTTCTGCAGAGGAATGTT gGTGGTAAGATTCTTGCTGAAACAGCAATAAAAATAATATGCTGGACAGGAGGGGTGGTTGCTCTTGCTCATCCATGGGTTTTGAACAACCCCGTTTCTGTAGTTAGAAACCTTAAAGAGGCTGGCTTTCATGGCATTGAAATCTATACACCTCATGGAAAAGCAGATGATCATATTTTGGCTTCATTGTCCATCACT CAGCAATGA